A single window of Archangium gephyra DNA harbors:
- a CDS encoding NAD(P)-dependent alcohol dehydrogenase, protein MRTILQSGYGAPERVLVQGESDIPTPGEGEVLVRVHATSVNTPDCIATLGVPYALRLVSGLRAPLSPVRGSDVAGVVEAVGAHVTGFAPGDAVFGSVWTGGYKRGAPGTFCEYTVVPATQLAHKPARLGFEEAAGAVMSGVTALVAMRDVARVRAGQQVLVNGASGGLGTFAVQIARALGATVTGVCSTRNVELVRSLGASHVIDYTRTSYPEQDTRYDVVMDNVMNHPPAVSARVLTENGVLLPNSIGTHKWLGTLPSMAFGALFKSRQWRTIQFVPSRKNLEDIGAMIQSGAVKVVIDRTYPLAHAGQAVAHMVSRRARGQIVIRAV, encoded by the coding sequence ATGCGAACCATCTTGCAGAGCGGTTACGGAGCGCCTGAACGCGTCCTGGTGCAGGGCGAGAGCGACATCCCCACGCCGGGCGAGGGCGAAGTCCTCGTCCGAGTGCACGCGACGTCGGTGAACACGCCGGACTGCATCGCCACCCTCGGAGTGCCCTACGCGCTGCGCCTGGTGTCCGGCCTGCGTGCGCCCCTGTCGCCGGTCCGCGGCTCGGACGTCGCCGGCGTCGTGGAAGCGGTGGGCGCCCACGTGACCGGCTTCGCACCCGGCGACGCCGTGTTCGGCTCGGTGTGGACGGGAGGTTACAAGCGCGGCGCTCCCGGGACCTTCTGCGAATACACCGTGGTCCCGGCGACCCAACTGGCGCACAAGCCGGCGCGGCTCGGCTTCGAGGAAGCCGCCGGGGCGGTGATGTCGGGCGTGACGGCGCTGGTGGCCATGCGCGATGTCGCTCGCGTCCGCGCGGGCCAACAGGTGCTCGTCAACGGGGCCTCCGGTGGCCTGGGGACGTTCGCCGTGCAGATCGCCAGGGCCTTGGGTGCCACGGTCACGGGCGTGTGCAGCACGAGGAACGTCGAGCTGGTGCGTTCGCTCGGTGCCTCCCACGTCATCGACTACACGCGGACGAGCTACCCGGAGCAGGACACGCGCTACGACGTGGTGATGGACAACGTGATGAACCACCCTCCGGCGGTCTCGGCGCGCGTCCTCACCGAGAATGGGGTGTTGCTGCCCAACAGCATCGGCACCCACAAGTGGCTGGGAACGCTGCCGAGCATGGCGTTCGGAGCGCTCTTCAAGTCCAGGCAGTGGCGCACGATTCAATTCGTCCCGTCACGCAAGAACCTCGAGGACATCGGCGCGATGATTCAATCGGGCGCCGTGAAGGTCGTGATCGACAGGACCTATCCGCTCGCGCACGCCGGCCAGGCCGTGGCGCACATGGTGAGCAGGCGCGCGCGCGGACAGATCGTGATCCGCGCCGTGTAG